The DNA sequence CCAAAAAATCGAGTCTAGAAGCCGAGTTTCAACGTGCCGAATTAACCGTGTCTAAAGTCGCATTAAGTCTTAAACAAACAGACAACAAGCTAACGGCTGTTAATGACAAAATTGACAAGCTCGAAACCGAACAGAACAAACTCAATCGACAAAAACAGCAACAACAAGCCGTATTGGCGGATATGGTTCGAACCGCGTATTTAAACGGCAAACACGATTACACCAAGTTATTACTCAATCAAAATGACCCAGCCCAGCTTGAACGTCTGATCACCTATTATCGAAAGATGAACGACGCACGGGTAAAACAACTCGAAGACATTCAGTACACCCTCACTCGTTTACAAGAAATAGCCGATACTCTCGCCAGTGAAAGACAGCAACTATTCGAGTTAAAAGAACAACAAAAACAAGAGCGCCAATCTTTAGTCGCCAGCCAAAAGCAGCGCCAAACCGCACTCAAAAAGCTCAACGCGAAGATCAAATCAGACGCCAGCCGACTTGAACAACTACAAGCCGATCAGCAGCGTTTAGCCAAAGCAATTGAAGAAGCCGAGCGAAATGCAGTACCAAGACCTGAAGATTTAGCGGGTCTTTATAACTTAAAGAAAAAGCTCAAATGGCCGGCGAAGGGACGCATTAGTAAACGCTACGGTCAACGTCGCCAAAGTTCGATGCGTTGGAAAGGCGTGATGATTGATGGTCAACTTGGTGCACCCGTTAACGCAATTGCCGATGGTATTGTGATTTATTCTGACTGGTTAAAAGGCTTTGGATGGGTGACTGTGGTTGATCATGGTAAAAAGTACATGAGTCTTTATGGTCACAACCAAGCATTATTAAAACAGGCCGGTGACTTTGTTGAGAAAAACGAGCCGCTCGCTCTTGTTGGTCAAAGTGGTGGTAAGTCAGAGCCAGGTTTGTATTTCGAAATTCGTTATAAAGGAAAAACCGTTGACCCAGCTCGCTGGTGTCGGTAGATTAAAATCGTTATAATCGAGCCAATCGCTGACAGGTGATGGACATCAAAAGAAAAGTGTCTATGGCTGAGTCAGTAAAATAAAAATTAGAACAATAACAAATACATAAAAATTATTGTCGTGCGCAAAATTATAAAATTTATCGGCAGGAACGCCGTACGTGTTGGCCTTGTCACGTCTGTAGCACTGAGTTCGCTCTGTGTTTGGGCAGTAGACGCTAAAGAGCGTTATTTCGATCACAATGGCAAAATTGCCATCGTTATTGATGATATAGGTTACAAACACTCAGACAAAAGATTACTCGATATGGAGGCTCCGCTAACTTTTGCGGTGCTTCCTCATACGCCTTTGGGTGCTAAATACGCGCAACTCGCTGCACAAAATCAACGCGACGTCATTATTCATTTGCCAATGCAAGCACACGATAACAATCGTTTGTTAGGTCCTGGTGCTTTGTTGACTGACATGAACAAACAACAGTACCAACAAACCTTGCTGCAAGCACTTGAAGACATTCCTTATGCTATCGGTGTAAACAATCACATGGGTAGTTTATTGACTCAAAAAGAGCGCCCAATGTCGTGGACCATGGAGCTTTTGCGTCAACACAACATGTTCTTTCTCGATTCAAAAACCACAAATCAAAGTAAAGTTGAACAAGTAGCATTGGAATGGGGCGTTAACACCTTAGACCGCAACATCTTCTTGGATCATCACAAAGATCCCGCATTTATCCGAAAACAGCTCGCAAGAACGATTAATATTGCCAAAAAATATGGCTCTGCTATTGCGATAGGCCACCCATATAAAGAAACCTATGAAGTTCTAAAACAAGAACTACCTTATCTCGAAGCCCACGGCGTAGAGTTAGTTCCACTTTCAAGCTTGTTGCCGACCGCTCCAGTTATTCAGTTTGCTGGTCAGCGACCGGATTACGATCCGAAACAAGATATCGGTAGCGAATAACGCACACCTATTAGATACAAAAACACCGACTATTAAAGTCGGTGTTTTTCGTTTTAGTAATTACTAAGCTGAAGCTGTTTCTACAGCGACTTCATAGGACGTAAACTTACGGACATTAATAACACCCGTATCGAAGATCAGATATTGACCTTTTATGCCTTCAAGAACCCCTGAAACAACCGGCTCTTTATCAAAGTTATGAGATTTTATTTTAGTAGGGTACTCAGTAACTGGGTAACTCAAATCAACAATAGCTTCATCTAATAACTCAACGGCATCTTCGCCAAATTTCAATTTAACTTCTTCTAAGCGCTCACTTATCTGTGGGATCAGCTCTTTGGCTTTTTCCTTTAGATCCATCGGCTCATTTTCGCCTTTTAATAACGCGCGCCAATTGGTTTTGTCGGCAATAAATTCGGCCAGTGCCGTTTCTACTAAGCCTGAAGTAAGACGGGTATTTACTTTAAAAATTGGCAAAGCTTGAGTTGCACCTTGGTCTACCCAACGAGTTGGAATTTGAGTATGACGTGTAATACCGACTTTTAAGCCTGACGTATTTGATAAGTAGACATAGTGAGGGATCATACAATTGGCTTCGCCCCACTCCGGTTCCCGGCAAGTCCCTTCAGCATGGTGACAAGTTTCTGGTTTCATAATGCACATGTCACATGCAGCGAGCTTTTTCATACAAGGAAAACAAAATCCTTGAGAAAAGCTCTTTTTGGTTTTTTTGCCACAGTTTTGGCAGTGGATATTACCCGTGTGAGTTAACGTCAATCTCTTACCAATTAAATCATTAAGTGGTAACAACTCATCACCGACAGGTAATGAATATTGAATATTGCTGTCTGCGCCGACATTCGAGCGCATTTTTTTTAAGGTACCTAACATCGTGGGTCCTTTTGTTTTAAGTGTGTTTGTTGGGTGTTAGCAGCATTTTAAAAGGACAGAAAACAAAAAACCAGCCGAAGCTGGTTTTATCAATCTTACATTCAAATGTCAGTTAGCTCGATTACGCTGCCAACAGAACTTGGATTTTTTTCATTGCGTTCTTTTCTAACTGGCGAACACGCTCAGCAGAAACAGAGTACTTGTCAGCAAGTTCTTGCAAAGTTGTTTTGTTGTCTTCGTCTAACCAGCGGCTGTACAAAATATCTTGGCTGCGGTCATCTAACGTTTTGATAGCAGACAACAAACGTTGATTTGTGTGTGTTTCGTATTGCTCATCAGCAACCGTTTGGGCAACGTCCGAATTATCCGCCTCTAAGTATAAAGAAGGTGAGTACGGTGCAGCTTCTGAGTCTTCGTCATCAGCACCCATATCAAACGCCATGTCGTAGTTGCTCATGCGCGATTCCATTTCTAGCACTTCTTTTTTAGAAACGCCCAGTGAATCTGCTACATTTTCAACTTCTTCGTTGCTGAACCAGCCTAAACGCTTTTTGTTCTTACGAAGATTAAAGAACAATTTACGCTGTGCTTTAGTTGTTGCAACTTTAACGATGCGCCAGTTTTTAAGCACAAACTCGTGAATTTCCGCTTTAATCCAATGCACAGCAAAAGACACCAAGCGTACACCCACTTCTGGGTTAAAGCGTTTAACCGCTTTCATCAAACCGATATTACCTTCTTGGATAAGGTCGGCTTGAGGTAAACCATAACCTGAATAACTGCGTGCAATATGCACAACAAAACGCAAGTGAGACATGATCAACTTACGAGCAGATTCTAAATCGCCATCTTCATAGAGTTTGTAAGCCAAGTCACGCTCTTCTTCGGCGGTCAGCATATCAATGCCACTTACGTAGGAAACATACGACTCGATGCTACCTGTTTGAGGCGTTAAAGCTAGTGCCATTGAATTATCAACTTGATTCATTATGAAGCTCCTTTAGAAACCATTATTGGTTAACTGAACTCGATATTAGCACTCTCACTTAAAGAGTGCTAATTTTATTTAGACTATTTATAGAATAAAAAGATCTATCTAATCCAAGCCTAAATAACAAAAAAAAATATGCTTTAAAATCATGTATTAATGGTAAATGTTTGGGTAAAAATAAGGCGGTATGTACAAATACCGCCCGTCATTTTGCGCTGTTCTGCATCATTTTCTCTTCGATAGAGTGTACGCAGAAAGTAAAAAAGCAGATTAATCTAAGGATGGTTCAATTTCTTTAATGTGACGATGCACCGACCAAAATGCGCCAGAAAAACCGAGCCCAGAAGCCACAAGCATCAGAGTAATAAACTCAGAAAAGTTTAGCCCTTCTATTTCAAAGTCAGCCATATACAAACCTGAAATATCCACTAATGCCGATTGCATCCACCAAACCACAAAAGCCAATACAACAAATGCGATAAAGCCACCCATTAAGCCATACCAAATACCTGTGTATACAAATGGACGCTGAATGAAGGCTTCAGTAGCACCGACAAGCTTCATCACTTCTATTTCTTCTCGACGAGAAATAATCGATAAACGGATGGTATTGCCTATGATCAGTACGACAGAGACCAAGAGTAAAATAGCCACTGTAATCACCGACTCTTCTAGCATGCTAACAATCGCATTGAGTCTTGCTAGCCAGTCGATGTCGAGCTTGCCAAAGTCTACTTCGCGTTCTTTTTGTAGCTTGTAGAGTAAATTCTTAGCTGCCTGCGCTTGACGATATTCAGGTTGCGGGGTGACGATTAAAGACGCTGGTAGAGGGTTTTCGGACAAATAGTCCATTGCATTACCAAAGCCAGATAACTTTTTAAATTCTTCTAATGCGTCGGTCTTACTGATGTATCTCAGCTCTTCTACTTCATCATAAGCGCTGATACGACGGATAGCACTGGATATCTGCTGTTCTGTCAGCCCATCATTTAAAAATAAACTTATCTCTGACGCGCTTTCCCACTGAACATTTATAGACTGCACGTTTTTGACAATGATGTGTAAGGTCGCAGGTAAGGTTAAAGATAAACCCATCACCAAAATTGTCATTACAGACGCTATCGGCGTTCGCCATATTTCACCAAGGCTAGTAATGATTTGACGGGCATTGTTGATCCAAAAGTAAACAAAACGTCGCAATGGGCTGATTTTCTTATCTCGGGCACCGGTCTGCTCTGCGTTAAATAAAATACTCATCGTTTTACTCTCTCTTTAACGCTTGGACTAAAACCCTAAGGTTTCGTTTTCGGGTTGTAAGGACTGTTGTAAACCATCATTAATCATACGCCCTTGTTTTAAGGTTAAGGTGCGATTGCGCATGCGCGCTATCAAACCCAAGTCGTGGGTCGCGATAAGTACCGACACGCCAACGTCATTAAACTGTTGAAATACATTAATGATTTCTTTCGATAATTCAGGGTCAAGGTTACCCGTAGGCTCATCGGCCAATAACAATGGCGGCTTATTTACCACAGCTCGAGCGATACCAACACGTTGCTGTTCACCGCCTGATAATATTTTTGGTAAACATTTGGCTTTATCTAATAGCCCTACTTTGTCCAACGCAGCATGTACGCGCTTAGCAATCTCACCTTGGGTGTAACCCTCGATAACCAGCGGTAAAGCGACATTGTCAAAAACAGTATGCTCTTGCAGTAAACGGTGGTTTTGAAAAATCATGCCGATGTCACGTCGCGCATACGGAACTTGGCTTGGAGTAATTAGGTTGAGGTTTTTGTCGTTGATGAAGACATTACCAATCGACGGGCGCTCTATCATGCTGATAAGCTTTAGTAAGGTACTTTTACCTGCACCAGAGTGGCCCGTTAAAAAGGCCATTTCACCCTTGGCGACTTCAAATGATACTTTTTCTAATGCTTTAAAACCACCCGGATAGGTTTTACTGACTTGTTCAAATCGGATCATGCGCGTCCCTATCTGTCCCCAATGTTTGTTGCCTATTTTGACATTTATTATTATTTTTGTGTGTATCACGCCTGTATCAATGACGTCACTTTACTGTTGTTCAGATATCAATTTTCGACAGCTGTAACGCGGTTATAGACTAACCTATGAACCGCGTATAAAAAAGACTCAATTGGTCAATTTCAATTAATCACTTTGGATTAATCAAAAAGCGCATCGATAAAGGCCTTGTGCTCGAAGGTGCGCAAATCATCGACGCTCTCACCAACACCGATATAACGAATAGGGATGTTAAATTGCTCGGCCACCGAGAAAATAACACCACCTTTCGCAGAGCCATCTAACTTGGTCAATGTAATGCCTGTAAGACCGACGGCCTCGTTAAAGATTTTGGTTTGGCTCATGGCGTTTTGTCCGGTTGTCGCATCAATCGTTAACATCACCTCGTGTGGCACGTTTTCGTTGATCTTTTTAAGTACACGAACAATTTTTGACAACTCTTGCATCAAGTTGTCTTTGTTTTGCAGTCGACCAGCCGTATCAGCAATCAATACATCTGCGCCTCGCGCTTTAGCCGCTTGATAAGCATCAAAGATCACCGACGCACTATCCGCGCCTGTGTGCTGAGCGACAACAGGTACGTCATTGCGTTCGCCCCAAACTTGTAACTGCTCTACCGCAGCAGCACGGAATGTGTCACCCGCTGCCAACATAACTGACTTACCCTGTTGCTGGAACTGTTTAGCCATTTTGCCGATGGTCGTGGTTTTACCAACCCCGTTTACGCCCACCATCAAAATAACAAACGGACCATCATCATTGTGCAACACTAGCGGCTGGTCGGCTTTTTTGAGGATCTCGGTCATTTCATCTTTCAACAAACCGTACAATGCATCTGCGTCTTTTAACTGTTTGCGATCAGCATGGTCAGTCAAACGATCAATCAGCTTCATTGTTGTATCCATGCCCACATCAGACATCAACAACTGAGTCTCTAGTTCTTCGTATAGGTCATCATCGATTTGCTTACCGGCAAATAGCGATAAGAAACCACCACCAATTTGTTGGCGTGTTTTTGATAAGCCGCGCTTTAGACGCTCAAACAAGCCCAACTTAGGTTGTACTTGTTCTGTTTCTACAGCTTGCTCTGTTTCTACAACTTGCTCTGTTTCTAGTGCTTGTTCTGTTTCTACAGCTTGCTCTGTCTCTACAGCTTGCTCTGTCTCTACAGCTTGCTCTGTCTCTACAGCTTGCTCTGTCTCTACAGCTTGCTCTGTCTCTACAGCTTGCTCCGTTTCTAAAGCTTGCTCTGTCTCTACAGCTTGTTCTGTTTCTACAACTTGCTCTGTTTCTACAACTTGCTCTGTTTCTAAAGCTTGCTCTGTCTCTACAGCTTGCTCTGTTTCTAACGCTTGCTCTACTGGTAGATCTTGAACTGTCTCTTGTGTCGATTCTGGAGCAATCTGTTGTGATTCTTCTTTTTCTTTGTCCTTTTTAAACCAAGAAAAAAAACCTGACTTCTTTGCCATTAAAAAAACCTTTAAATGTGAACGCTAGAGCGGGATAATATCGCGCAATAGTAACGTAATTTGTGGCAGATTTTAACTGTTCAATCGTATATTAAAGGCACAACCTTGAAAGCATCCTCAAATTTTCCAAACCGAACCAAAAAGAAGCCAGCAAAAACCACCAGCAAAGGTGAAATTAGGCTGATTGGTGGACAATGGCGTGGGCGCAGACTTAAGGTACATGACAAAGAGGGGTTGCGACCGACCACCGACCGTTTGAAAGAAACACTCTTTAATTGGTTAATGACCGACGTGCGAAACGCAAAAGTATTGGATTGCTTTGCAGGCGCAGGTTCATTAGGGTTTGAAGCCGCCTCTCGAGGTGCCGAATCAGTCATGTGTTTTGAAAAAAACAAACAAGCTGCTCAACAACTTAAAGACAATTGCCAATTGCTTAACGCGTCTCAGCAGATTACGGTCAAACAAGGTGACTTTTTTCAACAAATAAAACACCTAGACGGTGAGTTTGACCTAGTATTCATTGACCCTCCATTTCATCAAGATTTTGTTGAACCAACGATTAAATTGCTACTCGAAGGCAACAAATTAAGACCAGGCAGTCTTGTTTACATTGAACAAGAGCAAGGTACCGGTTTCGATCTGGCACAATCGGACTGGCAAAATCAATTTGCACTAACCAAAAATAAAGATGCTGGCCAAGTCAAATCCCAACTATTTGAGTTTATTGGTTAAATACACAAATATTTAGATTCCTAAAACTTGGTCTACCGGACTTCGGGCACCTGACGAATGTTGTCCAATCACATGGGTGTAGATTTGCGTTGTTCTTAAATCACTGTGGCCCAACAATTCCTGTACCGTTCTAATATCCGCTCCAGAAAGCAGAAGTTGTGTTGCAAATGAATGACGAAATGTATGCGCAGTCACGTGTTTTTTAATTCCAGAACTCAACACTGCCTTGCGTAGCGCTTTAGCCAATGCAGACCAATGAATATGATGCCTGCACACGTAACCATCGTACGGGTGGATACACCGATTACGCGACGGGAAAAGATATTGCCACTTAATTTGAGTTATCGCTGAAGGATACTTTCGAATTAGACTCGGTGGTAGGCTTGTTCTTCCCTCACCTTCAACAATGTCTTTTTGGTGTATCTGCTCGACCCGTTCAACTTGCCGCCTTAACCTTTCGACTAAAGAGACGGGGAGCATTGTCGTGCGATCTTTACTGCCTTTGCCTCGAAAAACAAAGACTGAGCCAAGTTCAAAATCAATATCTTTGACACGCAAAGCCAATAGCTCTGCTTTTCGCAATCCGCAGCCATATAACATTGAAAACATTAAGTGATACGGCTCTTTCATTTGATTGATGATAAGCATCGCTTCTTGGTTCGATAACACGGTTGGCAATCGCTTAGGCGCCTTGGCTCTGATCGTGTTGTCCAAAAGTGTTAGCTCCTTTTTAAATACATGTTTGTACATAAAAACAATGGCACACAAGGCTAAATTTTGGGTAGATGCTGTTACTTGTCTCTCTACGGCAAGATGCGTTAAAAATGCACTCACCTCTTGCTCACCCATTTCCCCAGGATGACGCTTTTTGTGAAACAAAATAAAACGTTTAATCCAGGTTAAATATGCTTTTTCAGTTTGAATACTGTAATGCTTTGTTCGCAAAATTTGGCGAACGTTTTCCATAAACGGAGAATGTCCCATTGCGGCTCCTTGTTTTTATTTTGAGTATGAAAAAAGAAACCAAACTGGCAAATGAAACTAGACCTCACCCAAAACCAAACGGGCGTTATTTAGAAGTGACAGTAAAAACAGGACTTACGGAAATTAAGATTATAAGTAGCTGACTTTACTACAAAAGAACACCATCAATTCTTGGCGTTACTGAGACTTCGAAGTAATAATGGTGGTCAGTAATGTAGTTAAGGTTGAGAAAATTCTATCCTTTTGTAATTGGGCCAACTTTGTGTAAATATTTGGAAAAGAAACGTGGGGGCATTATCAAGACTTCCACATAATATATTGTTATATGCCAAAGTAACATGCAAAAATGGTCTGACATAAAAAAAGAATTCGAAGCAGATGGCTCATTGAGAGATATTTACATTTCTCCGACTAATGAAGCCATATGGGATGAATTTATCGAATTAATTGCTAATTCATCGTATAAGACAGAATTTTTTCACAATGATAAATCGATCTCATTTCCAATAGCTTTTAGTCGTATCAAAGAACTACAGTTTTCGAATCCAACTATTCTTCATATATGGATTGGATCGAAGATCCAAGTTAATTGTCATTTTTTCACCGAAGAAGAAATAGAACTAGACATTTCCCCTTTAGATGTTCCCGATGAACAAAGCTACACCATGCTGCAAGAGTTTATGTTTTGGCTTTCATCTTCATTACGGTTAAGTGTGAAACTTACCCACGAGGGCAGTCCAGACATGCTAATTTGTGAAGTATTCAACAATGGCATATAACAAGGCGCTTAACACGTGTAGCACTGCGTGCCACACTGGGACAGTAACGCAGCGGCGCTTCGCTATTATGCCGCTACGTTACTGCCCGTTAGCTTAACGTTATATGCCTAAGGAATATTGAGCATTGGAAGATTTAGCAGATAGTTTTTTTAAGGGGATAGCTAGAGCAATTGGCTGGCTTTTCGTGGATCTTATTTTTAACTTTGTGTTTTATTATATCGGCTGGCCAATATGTAAATTGGTCTCTTTCGGTAAATATCCCAAGCCCGTTAATTATGATTATCTCCATACCGAAAACCGTCAAGGCTTATTATGTAGTTTTGTGGGTTTCTTTGCTTGCTTGTTACTTTTTATTGGTTGGGTAAACTTATCAGGTACAGGCATATAACAAGCCGCTTCAGAGACGACAATTAACTTCTGGTTAGTGTTATTGTCGCAAGCTCCAAGTTTAACACTAACCAAACATTGCTCCTGAGCGGAGCGTTATACGAACACGGAGCGTGGTGTGAATCTTGAACATAGAATAATCCCATACATTAATTTCTCTGAAAAATGGTTTACTAAATTTTCACTGTTATGGTGTTCTATTTCGCTCTGCATAGGGTTGGTTACAGTGAATGATTTAGCCTTAGTAATTGCGGCACCTATCATGACTGTTTTCATGTATTTCGCCGCAATCGTTATAGTTTCACTTGTGATAGGCTTTCAACGAGTAAATCCTTTTAACTCACCTAAATCTAATTTTGTAAAATATGCAATTTTGCTTTGTTGGGGATTCGGTATTTTTGGATTCATTAATTTTTTGTTTACAGGTATATTTCAAACAACAGAGTTCGAAAACTCCAATTATTTCATAATCGTGGGATCAGTATTTCCATTAGGGGCTTCAGTAGGTGCTGCTAAAGAATGGAGTAAATTCTTAGCTAGTAGTTAAAGTTCGTATAACAAGTCGTTCAAAAGGACAAAAAACAGTTGGCTTTTGCTCCTTCGTCGCTAATTTTAGCCAACTATTTTATTGCCTCTTAACGAGGCGTTATAC is a window from the Psychrosphaera ytuae genome containing:
- the rsmD gene encoding 16S rRNA (guanine(966)-N(2))-methyltransferase RsmD, with protein sequence MKASSNFPNRTKKKPAKTTSKGEIRLIGGQWRGRRLKVHDKEGLRPTTDRLKETLFNWLMTDVRNAKVLDCFAGAGSLGFEAASRGAESVMCFEKNKQAAQQLKDNCQLLNASQQITVKQGDFFQQIKHLDGEFDLVFIDPPFHQDFVEPTIKLLLEGNKLRPGSLVYIEQEQGTGFDLAQSDWQNQFALTKNKDAGQVKSQLFEFIG
- a CDS encoding divergent polysaccharide deacetylase family protein encodes the protein MRKIIKFIGRNAVRVGLVTSVALSSLCVWAVDAKERYFDHNGKIAIVIDDIGYKHSDKRLLDMEAPLTFAVLPHTPLGAKYAQLAAQNQRDVIIHLPMQAHDNNRLLGPGALLTDMNKQQYQQTLLQALEDIPYAIGVNNHMGSLLTQKERPMSWTMELLRQHNMFFLDSKTTNQSKVEQVALEWGVNTLDRNIFLDHHKDPAFIRKQLARTINIAKKYGSAIAIGHPYKETYEVLKQELPYLEAHGVELVPLSSLLPTAPVIQFAGQRPDYDPKQDIGSE
- the ftsY gene encoding signal recognition particle-docking protein FtsY → MAKKSGFFSWFKKDKEKEESQQIAPESTQETVQDLPVEQALETEQAVETEQALETEQVVETEQVVETEQAVETEQALETEQAVETEQAVETEQAVETEQAVETEQAVETEQAVETEQALETEQVVETEQAVETEQVQPKLGLFERLKRGLSKTRQQIGGGFLSLFAGKQIDDDLYEELETQLLMSDVGMDTTMKLIDRLTDHADRKQLKDADALYGLLKDEMTEILKKADQPLVLHNDDGPFVILMVGVNGVGKTTTIGKMAKQFQQQGKSVMLAAGDTFRAAAVEQLQVWGERNDVPVVAQHTGADSASVIFDAYQAAKARGADVLIADTAGRLQNKDNLMQELSKIVRVLKKINENVPHEVMLTIDATTGQNAMSQTKIFNEAVGLTGITLTKLDGSAKGGVIFSVAEQFNIPIRYIGVGESVDDLRTFEHKAFIDALFD
- the rpoH gene encoding RNA polymerase sigma factor RpoH; protein product: MNQVDNSMALALTPQTGSIESYVSYVSGIDMLTAEEERDLAYKLYEDGDLESARKLIMSHLRFVVHIARSYSGYGLPQADLIQEGNIGLMKAVKRFNPEVGVRLVSFAVHWIKAEIHEFVLKNWRIVKVATTKAQRKLFFNLRKNKKRLGWFSNEEVENVADSLGVSKKEVLEMESRMSNYDMAFDMGADDEDSEAAPYSPSLYLEADNSDVAQTVADEQYETHTNQRLLSAIKTLDDRSQDILYSRWLDEDNKTTLQELADKYSVSAERVRQLEKNAMKKIQVLLAA
- a CDS encoding murein hydrolase activator EnvC family protein — its product is MSSLRPLLFVHLWLGISVLLSSTSVLANDNKSQLEKSNERLAQIQQQIEAQAKKLDQQIAKKSSLEAEFQRAELTVSKVALSLKQTDNKLTAVNDKIDKLETEQNKLNRQKQQQQAVLADMVRTAYLNGKHDYTKLLLNQNDPAQLERLITYYRKMNDARVKQLEDIQYTLTRLQEIADTLASERQQLFELKEQQKQERQSLVASQKQRQTALKKLNAKIKSDASRLEQLQADQQRLAKAIEEAERNAVPRPEDLAGLYNLKKKLKWPAKGRISKRYGQRRQSSMRWKGVMIDGQLGAPVNAIADGIVIYSDWLKGFGWVTVVDHGKKYMSLYGHNQALLKQAGDFVEKNEPLALVGQSGGKSEPGLYFEIRYKGKTVDPARWCR
- the ftsX gene encoding permease-like cell division protein FtsX; the protein is MSILFNAEQTGARDKKISPLRRFVYFWINNARQIITSLGEIWRTPIASVMTILVMGLSLTLPATLHIIVKNVQSINVQWESASEISLFLNDGLTEQQISSAIRRISAYDEVEELRYISKTDALEEFKKLSGFGNAMDYLSENPLPASLIVTPQPEYRQAQAAKNLLYKLQKEREVDFGKLDIDWLARLNAIVSMLEESVITVAILLLVSVVLIIGNTIRLSIISRREEIEVMKLVGATEAFIQRPFVYTGIWYGLMGGFIAFVVLAFVVWWMQSALVDISGLYMADFEIEGLNFSEFITLMLVASGLGFSGAFWSVHRHIKEIEPSLD
- the ftsE gene encoding cell division ATP-binding protein FtsE; protein product: MIRFEQVSKTYPGGFKALEKVSFEVAKGEMAFLTGHSGAGKSTLLKLISMIERPSIGNVFINDKNLNLITPSQVPYARRDIGMIFQNHRLLQEHTVFDNVALPLVIEGYTQGEIAKRVHAALDKVGLLDKAKCLPKILSGGEQQRVGIARAVVNKPPLLLADEPTGNLDPELSKEIINVFQQFNDVGVSVLIATHDLGLIARMRNRTLTLKQGRMINDGLQQSLQPENETLGF
- a CDS encoding integron integrase yields the protein MGHSPFMENVRQILRTKHYSIQTEKAYLTWIKRFILFHKKRHPGEMGEQEVSAFLTHLAVERQVTASTQNLALCAIVFMYKHVFKKELTLLDNTIRAKAPKRLPTVLSNQEAMLIINQMKEPYHLMFSMLYGCGLRKAELLALRVKDIDFELGSVFVFRGKGSKDRTTMLPVSLVERLRRQVERVEQIHQKDIVEGEGRTSLPPSLIRKYPSAITQIKWQYLFPSRNRCIHPYDGYVCRHHIHWSALAKALRKAVLSSGIKKHVTAHTFRHSFATQLLLSGADIRTVQELLGHSDLRTTQIYTHVIGQHSSGARSPVDQVLGI
- a CDS encoding DUF2797 domain-containing protein produces the protein MLGTLKKMRSNVGADSNIQYSLPVGDELLPLNDLIGKRLTLTHTGNIHCQNCGKKTKKSFSQGFCFPCMKKLAACDMCIMKPETCHHAEGTCREPEWGEANCMIPHYVYLSNTSGLKVGITRHTQIPTRWVDQGATQALPIFKVNTRLTSGLVETALAEFIADKTNWRALLKGENEPMDLKEKAKELIPQISERLEEVKLKFGEDAVELLDEAIVDLSYPVTEYPTKIKSHNFDKEPVVSGVLEGIKGQYLIFDTGVINVRKFTSYEVAVETASA